The sequence GCTTGGGGGGAGATGTCTTTAAGACGGGTGTAGGCATACTTGGGGTGGGCTAGATGCACGATTTTATTAGGCGTGGGGTGGTTAGCCTTAATGTTTTCAATCAAGGCTTGCACTTCTTGCAAAGAGCTTAAATCCGCCTTGAGGGGGTGTAAATTAGGCTTGTTGGGCAGGGGGCTTTTGTGGCTGTGGGCTAAAATAATGGCTTCTCTTGGCAATGCCTCCAAAAGGGCTAGCCCCAAATCCGAGGAAGCCCCTAAGATTAAATAGGTATCTTTCATTCTAAGACCTTGGCTAAAATGTCTGCAGTGCTCACTAAAAAGGGTTCATCATTGATATTCTCAATGCGCGCTTTTAAACTTGCCACTTGGAAAGCCTCATTCAAATGCACAATGCGCCCGCTCACCTGCAAGCAATCCCCCACATAGACGGGTTTTTTAAAGCGTAGGTCATAACTTAAAGACATGGCATATTCCCCGGGCAAGTGCTTACCCACTAGCCTAGAATAAAACATGCCCAGTGCCGCCCCGTGCAAGAGCACCCCCTTAAAACCCTTTGAAAGCATGTAATCCGTGTTGGCGTGCAAATGGCTATCATCGCCGCTTAGGACCCTGAATTTTTCCAACATTTCTGCAGTCACCACAACGCTAAACCCGCCACACATGCCCACACGCAATTCTTGAAACTTATACGCATGCTTTAGACCAACAGCCCCACCTGTAATTTGGCGCGGCTCACACATAGCCCCCCCCCGATGAGGGCATCAATGCCTGCGCTGATCTCGATCGTTTTAAAGCTTGCATTGCAATGGGTGATCTTGCCCCAAACGCGCAAATCTGCAGGGGCGTAAAGAGGGTTTTTAAACGCCACTTTGATCCCCTGAAAGAGGGCGTATTTGCCGGGCAAATGCATCCCCACCAAGCGGGAATAATATGCGCTGTGTAACATTCCATGCACCACGCAATCTTTAAAGCCCTTTTCTTGGGCATAGCTGGGGTCTGTGTGTAGGGGGTTGGTGTCCCCACTGAGTGCGCTAAACTCTTGCAGGTTTTGTGGGTTTAAGGTGAGGTTAAAACTTTCTTCCAAGCCCTCAAAGAGGTCGGCAAAGCGGTAGGTTTTAAGCATGCTCAAGTTTGCGTTCAATCAACGCCACCATTTCACCCACATTTTTAAGCCCTTGCAATTCGCTTAAGTGGAACTTGATTTTAAAATGTTTCTCAATGGCACTGATCAAACTAATGTGATTTAGGCTATCCCAATCCTCAATGTCGTTAGCGTTTGTGCTCTCATTGATGACTAAACTCGAGTCGTCAAAAATATCTCTAAAAATCTCTTGCAACTGGCTAAAAATCTGTGTTGTTTCCATCATTTACCTTTATATAGTGGGGTTTGTCTGTGTGTTTCTCTAAATCCAAACTAAAAACGCTCCCGGTTTCGTTTTGGCTTTCCAAAGCGAAACCAAAGCTGGCATAAAGCTGGGCGACCATCGCATTTTTAGGCGTGGGGTGGTAATAGCCCTTGAGGGTTTTTATGCCCAAATCCTTAGCCCGCTTGGCTAAAAAGTTGAGCATGGCAAATTCTAAATCCCTTTTAAGAACCCGACAACTCATCAGCCAAATTTCTAAATGGCAAATCTCCCCCTCAATGCGCCCCACGCTGATCGCCACGATGCCATTGTCCCCG is a genomic window of Helicobacter sp. NHP19-012 containing:
- a CDS encoding MaoC/PaaZ C-terminal domain-containing protein, which codes for MCEPRQITGGAVGLKHAYKFQELRVGMCGGFSVVVTAEMLEKFRVLSGDDSHLHANTDYMLSKGFKGVLLHGAALGMFYSRLVGKHLPGEYAMSLSYDLRFKKPVYVGDCLQVSGRIVHLNEAFQVASLKARIENINDEPFLVSTADILAKVLE
- a CDS encoding MaoC family dehydratase, with product MNANLSMLKTYRFADLFEGLEESFNLTLNPQNLQEFSALSGDTNPLHTDPSYAQEKGFKDCVVHGMLHSAYYSRLVGMHLPGKYALFQGIKVAFKNPLYAPADLRVWGKITHCNASFKTIEISAGIDALIGGGLCVSRAKLQVGLLV
- a CDS encoding acyl carrier protein yields the protein METTQIFSQLQEIFRDIFDDSSLVINESTNANDIEDWDSLNHISLISAIEKHFKIKFHLSELQGLKNVGEMVALIERKLEHA